From a single Lolium rigidum isolate FL_2022 chromosome 7, APGP_CSIRO_Lrig_0.1, whole genome shotgun sequence genomic region:
- the LOC124672314 gene encoding mavicyanin-like — MRGGSGMLLLLPVLAVLVLAVLALLPSAAVATNYTVGDEKGWNPKVDYTAWVKKHKPFYKGDWLLFQYQNGRSDVVQVDEVGYDNCNKESAITSHNKGTSYAFQLKEAKDYFFICSYGYCYSGMKLAVTVKKGSAASSSSSSSSSDSDSDSDSSPTPASKSSSKSAAAVPLAAGRGVASFAAVVGAAAMLLRML; from the exons ATGCGAGGAGGGAGCgggatgctgctgctgctgccggtgCTCGCCGTTTTGGTGCTGGCCGTGCTGGCGCTCCTGccgtcggcggcggtggcgaccaacTACACGGTGGGCGACGAGAAGGGGTGGAACCCCAAGGTGGACTACACCGCCTGGGTCAAGAAGCACAAGCCCTTCTACAAGGGCGACTGGCTCC TGTTCCAGTACCAGAACGGTCGGTCAGACGTGGTGCAGGTGGACGAGGTCGGCTACGACAACTGCAACAAGGAGAGCGCCATCACCAGCCACAACAAGGGAACCAGCTACGCCTTCCAGCTCAAGGAGGCCAAGGACTACTTCTTCATCTGCAGCTACGGCTACTGCTACTCCGGCATGAAGCTCGCCGTCACCGTCAAGAAgggctccgccgcctcctcctcctcatcctcttcctcgtccgactccgactccgactccgactcctCCCCCACGCCGGCTTCCAAGTCATCCTCCaagtccgccgctgccgttcccCTTGCTGCCGGCCGGGGCGTCGCTTccttcgccgccgtcgtcggcgcAGCCGCGATGCTACTTAGAATGCTCTGA